One window of Candidatus Methylomirabilis sp. genomic DNA carries:
- a CDS encoding response regulator, which produces MNGTSIRILMIEDDPLCVRFIKEILKESSRTRFELLHVGRLNAAMELLKEKVCDAVLLDLNLPDSSGFDTFERVRSQLPSVPVVVMTGLEDEELGIRAAQKGGYYLSKGDVTGHLLISTIQHAIEHMRLLSGLEKSCQQFYHLSAYLQHMREEEKKRIAEELRDELGGLLTTMKMELSTALHDLDKRQAALSGMKDSLTKLIDRGIDTVQRISSDLRPHILDHLGLIPAIEWHIQEFQKRTRIQCKWVLCEGEFPLDKERATAVFRIVQEALTNVARHAKASRVTVEVLRNEDSLQLKIEDNGVGFDEERLNDPHSFGLIGIQERALYLKGQVTIKGVPQKGTTIALTIPLLEMRKGHNDQGDYR; this is translated from the coding sequence ATGAACGGCACATCCATTAGGATCCTCATGATCGAGGACGACCCGCTCTGTGTCCGGTTCATAAAGGAAATCCTGAAGGAATCCAGCCGGACTCGATTTGAGCTGCTCCATGTGGGCAGACTCAACGCGGCTATGGAGTTGCTAAAAGAAAAGGTCTGTGACGCAGTGCTGCTGGACCTCAATCTGCCGGATAGTTCTGGGTTCGACACCTTCGAGCGAGTCCGTTCGCAACTCCCTTCGGTTCCTGTTGTGGTCATGACCGGCCTGGAAGATGAAGAGCTGGGCATAAGGGCCGCGCAGAAGGGGGGCTACTATCTGAGTAAAGGGGATGTAACGGGGCATCTCCTTATCAGTACGATCCAGCATGCTATCGAGCATATGCGTCTCTTGAGCGGTTTGGAAAAATCTTGTCAGCAGTTTTATCACCTCTCAGCATACCTGCAGCATATGCGGGAGGAAGAAAAGAAACGGATCGCCGAAGAGCTTCGCGATGAACTCGGGGGGCTCTTGACGACGATGAAAATGGAATTATCGACTGCATTGCACGACCTCGATAAACGCCAAGCTGCCCTTTCTGGGATGAAAGATTCACTGACAAAACTCATCGACAGGGGGATTGACACCGTCCAGCGGATCTCCTCCGATCTGAGACCACACATATTGGACCACCTTGGCCTCATACCTGCCATCGAGTGGCATATACAGGAATTCCAAAAAAGAACCAGGATTCAGTGCAAGTGGGTATTATGTGAGGGGGAGTTCCCCCTGGATAAAGAGCGTGCTACTGCAGTCTTTCGCATCGTACAAGAAGCGCTGACCAACGTGGCCCGCCATGCGAAGGCATCTCGGGTTACCGTGGAAGTGTTGAGGAATGAGGACTCTCTACAGTTGAAGATTGAAGACAATGGAGTGGGATTCGATGAAGAGAGGCTGAACGATCCTCATTCCTTTGGCCTGATAGGAATACAGGAGCGTGCCCTCTATTTGAAGGGTCAGGTGACGATAAAAGGCGTCCCTCAGAAAGGGACAACAATAGCCCTCACTATCCCCTTATTAGAAATGAGAAAAGGGCACAATGATCAAGGTGATTATCGCTGA
- a CDS encoding CDP-alcohol phosphatidyltransferase family protein — MKRGEGVRQRVMAWAVHLLTASGAVIGVWCLVAIHRGDYRGAFFGMLLAAGVVDAVDGPLARLARVKEVLPQFDGTKLDDIVDYLNFVIVPIVLIHEANLLPASVSIWILPFPLLTSAYRFCHIAAKTPDHFFTGFPSYWNILAFYYYVGRSPLWFNVIFTLFAAVMVLVPIRYIYPGRTRILRPLTIGLGVLWAAALLIILWQLPDPSPSLIAWSLLYPTYYTVLSFAMHWRFR, encoded by the coding sequence GTGAAGCGGGGAGAGGGCGTACGACAGCGGGTGATGGCGTGGGCGGTGCATCTACTCACTGCCTCGGGGGCGGTCATCGGGGTCTGGTGCCTCGTCGCCATACACCGAGGCGATTATCGAGGGGCGTTCTTCGGGATGCTGCTGGCAGCCGGAGTGGTCGATGCTGTGGATGGGCCGCTGGCGCGACTAGCTCGGGTGAAGGAGGTCCTGCCCCAATTCGATGGAACGAAGCTTGACGATATCGTTGATTATCTGAATTTTGTGATTGTTCCCATCGTGCTGATCCATGAGGCCAACTTGTTGCCGGCGTCGGTCTCGATCTGGATTTTACCCTTCCCGCTGCTCACCAGCGCCTACCGTTTCTGCCATATCGCAGCCAAGACGCCGGATCATTTTTTCACCGGGTTTCCTTCATACTGGAACATTCTGGCTTTCTACTATTATGTCGGAAGGAGTCCCCTCTGGTTTAACGTGATTTTTACCCTTTTTGCAGCAGTGATGGTGCTGGTACCGATCAGGTATATCTATCCTGGCCGGACTCGAATCCTCCGTCCTCTCACCATCGGTCTAGGCGTCCTGTGGGCCGCGGCGCTCCTGATCATTCTCTGGCAGCTTCCCGATCCCTCGCCCTCGTTGATCGCCTGGTCTCTGTTGTATCCGACCTACTATACGGTCCTCTCGTTTGCGATGCATTGGCGCTTCCGGTGA
- a CDS encoding tetratricopeptide repeat protein, with product MEEQRSSGKIRLTIMLGSTLAVGFLLGYLSSAFVPLVPRTQPSVPSASTAPVPRLSPSEIDSALKAAHAALDAGDLQAAWEKYHQILLTDRSHVEALTHLGLILMQSNRPDEAIRLYDRALSLDPRYAHALFDKGQALKEKGDAKGATEAFRRFLTLVPPDSDDAKRVKGWMAELARSDNYQKEKARTSKREDR from the coding sequence ATGGAAGAGCAGCGATCATCCGGCAAGATACGTCTTACCATAATGCTGGGCAGCACGTTGGCTGTAGGATTTCTTCTTGGCTACCTGTCTTCAGCCTTCGTTCCGCTCGTCCCGCGGACACAACCATCTGTCCCTTCGGCATCGACGGCGCCTGTCCCCCGTCTCTCGCCCTCCGAGATTGATTCGGCCTTAAAAGCGGCCCATGCCGCACTCGACGCCGGTGATCTCCAGGCGGCCTGGGAAAAATACCACCAGATCCTGCTTACCGATCGGAGCCATGTCGAGGCACTGACGCACCTCGGATTAATTCTGATGCAGAGCAACCGGCCGGATGAAGCCATAAGACTGTATGACCGGGCGCTGAGCCTGGATCCCCGGTATGCCCATGCCCTATTCGATAAGGGGCAGGCCTTGAAAGAGAAGGGGGATGCGAAGGGGGCCACTGAGGCGTTTCGGCGGTTCCTCACCCTGGTACCGCCGGACTCAGACGATGCCAAGCGAGTCAAGGGATGGATGGCAGAGTTGGCCCGCTCCGATAACTACCAGAAGGAAAAAGCCAGGACAAGCAAGCGAGAAGATCGCTAA